One genomic window of Microbacterium sp. BH-3-3-3 includes the following:
- the glgC gene encoding glucose-1-phosphate adenylyltransferase: MPAAPKVFGIILAGGEGKRLMPLTADRAKPAVPFGGQYRLIDFAISNLINSGLRQLVVLTQYKSHSLDRHISQTWRMSPMLNAYVASVPAQQRLGKRWFSGSADAILQSMNLIRDEKPDIVAVIGADHVYRMDFKQMLDAHIASDARATVAGIRQPIGLANQFGVIDTDPTDPTKIRAFLEKPQNPTGLADAPHEVLASMGNYIFDADALVEAVTHDGELPTSAHDMGGDIVPWFVDRGEAAVYDFQRNDVPGSTPRDRSYWRDVGTIESFYDAHMDLISTLPIFNLYNTDWPIYSQTFNAPPAKFVRDSVGRIGNAIDSIVSLGSVLSGTHLERSVVGPWALAGGGSTITDSVLFDSVQVGAGARIHRAILDKNVVLEPGATIGVDRERDLARGFTVTETGITVVGKDVHVHA, encoded by the coding sequence ATGCCTGCAGCGCCGAAGGTCTTCGGAATCATCCTCGCCGGCGGCGAGGGAAAGCGTCTCATGCCCCTCACGGCCGACCGCGCGAAACCCGCCGTGCCGTTCGGTGGTCAGTACCGCCTGATCGACTTCGCCATCTCCAACCTCATCAACTCGGGGTTGCGTCAGCTGGTCGTGCTCACGCAGTACAAGTCGCACAGCCTCGACCGCCACATCTCGCAGACCTGGCGCATGTCACCGATGCTGAACGCCTACGTGGCGTCGGTGCCGGCGCAGCAGCGTCTCGGCAAGCGATGGTTCTCGGGTTCGGCCGACGCGATCCTGCAGTCGATGAACCTCATCCGCGACGAGAAGCCCGACATCGTGGCCGTCATCGGTGCCGACCACGTGTACCGCATGGACTTCAAGCAGATGCTCGACGCGCACATCGCCTCCGACGCGCGCGCCACGGTGGCCGGCATCCGTCAGCCCATCGGGCTCGCGAACCAGTTCGGCGTGATCGACACCGATCCGACCGACCCCACGAAGATCCGCGCGTTCCTCGAGAAGCCGCAGAACCCCACCGGTCTCGCCGACGCCCCGCACGAGGTGCTCGCGTCGATGGGCAACTACATCTTCGACGCCGATGCGCTCGTCGAAGCCGTCACGCACGACGGTGAGCTGCCGACCTCGGCGCACGACATGGGCGGCGACATCGTGCCCTGGTTCGTCGACCGCGGCGAAGCGGCCGTCTACGACTTCCAGCGCAACGACGTTCCGGGCTCCACGCCGCGCGACCGCTCGTACTGGCGCGACGTGGGCACGATCGAGTCGTTCTACGACGCCCACATGGACCTGATCTCGACCCTGCCGATCTTCAACCTGTACAACACCGACTGGCCGATCTACTCCCAGACGTTCAACGCCCCGCCGGCGAAGTTCGTGCGCGACTCGGTCGGACGCATCGGCAACGCGATCGACTCGATCGTCTCGCTCGGTTCGGTGCTCTCGGGCACCCACCTCGAGCGCAGCGTCGTCGGCCCCTGGGCCCTGGCGGGTGGCGGCTCGACCATCACCGACTCGGTGCTGTTCGACAGCGTGCAGGTCGGCGCGGGAGCCCGCATCCACCGCGCGATCCTCGACAAGAACGTCGTGCTCGAACCGGGCGCCACCATCGGTGTCGACCGCGAACGCGACCTGGCGCGCGGCTTCACCGTCACCGAGACGGGCATCACCGTCGTCGGCAAGGACGTGCACGTCCACGCGTGA
- a CDS encoding S-ribosylhomocysteine lyase: MADVESFTLDHTAVLAPYVRLIGTESGPRGDVISNFDLRLVQPNEQEIPTAGLHTIEHLLASLVRDRIEGLIDISPFGCRTGFHVIMWGEPAVADLVDAITGSLRAIADDVQWDDVPGTDAFSCGNYRDHSLHSAREWSKVVLEKGISRDAFARVGV, translated from the coding sequence ATGGCCGATGTCGAGAGCTTCACCCTGGATCACACCGCCGTGCTGGCGCCCTACGTGCGCCTGATCGGCACGGAGTCGGGCCCGCGTGGCGACGTCATCTCCAACTTCGACCTGCGCCTCGTGCAGCCGAACGAGCAGGAGATCCCCACGGCCGGGCTCCACACGATCGAGCACCTGCTCGCGAGCCTCGTTCGCGACCGCATCGAGGGTCTCATCGACATCTCGCCGTTCGGATGCCGCACCGGCTTCCACGTCATCATGTGGGGCGAGCCGGCGGTCGCCGACCTCGTCGACGCCATCACGGGCTCGCTGCGCGCGATCGCCGACGACGTGCAGTGGGACGACGTGCCCGGAACCGACGCGTTCAGCTGCGGCAACTACCGCGATCACAGCCTGCACAGCGCCCGCGAGTGGTCGAAGGTCGTGCTCGAGAAGGGCATCAGCCGCGACGCGTTCGCGCGCGTGGGCGTCTGA
- the serB gene encoding phosphoserine phosphatase SerB, whose translation MPAPARFLVVLDADSTLIRNEVIELLADEAGRGTEVAAATEAAMRGEVDFATSLRSRVTALTGVPTEAFARAIARIEPTPGVRELIAAVHERGGVVGVVSGGFHEVLDTVAPDLGVDVWRANRLVTADGALTGEVDGAIVDATAKAETLRAWAAEHGVPLSLTFAIGDGANDLEMMATAGLGLAFNAKPAVRERADLVIGDVDLAQVITLLPR comes from the coding sequence GTGCCTGCGCCCGCCCGATTCCTCGTCGTGCTCGATGCCGACTCCACCCTGATCCGCAACGAGGTCATCGAACTCCTCGCCGACGAAGCCGGCCGAGGTACCGAGGTGGCCGCGGCGACCGAGGCCGCGATGCGCGGCGAGGTCGACTTCGCCACGAGCCTGCGCTCGCGGGTCACCGCCCTCACGGGCGTGCCGACCGAGGCCTTCGCCCGGGCGATCGCCCGCATCGAACCCACGCCCGGCGTGCGCGAACTCATCGCCGCCGTGCACGAGCGCGGTGGGGTCGTCGGCGTCGTGTCGGGCGGGTTCCACGAGGTGCTCGACACCGTCGCCCCCGACCTGGGAGTCGACGTCTGGCGTGCCAACCGGCTCGTCACCGCCGACGGCGCGCTCACCGGCGAGGTCGACGGCGCGATCGTGGATGCCACGGCGAAGGCCGAGACGCTGCGCGCCTGGGCGGCGGAACACGGCGTGCCCCTCTCGCTCACCTTCGCGATCGGCGACGGCGCGAACGACCTCGAGATGATGGCGACCGCGGGCCTGGGGCTGGCGTTCAACGCCAAGCCCGCCGTGCGCGAGCGCGCCGACCTCGTGATCGGCGACGTCGACCTGGCCCAGGTCATCACGCTGCTGCCGCGCTGA
- a CDS encoding alpha/beta fold hydrolase, translated as MEIVLVPGLWLTASSWDTVADDLTRSGHRPRALTLPGVGIAASGSAHFGIADWIADVTRVIDQGDEPVVIVGHSGGGNVVWGAADARPERVARVILVDTFAPTDGAGIWEFAVVDGVVPFPGWASFDEVEIADLDVDARRRADDEMLSVPARIPTDPISLHDDRRHGIPVTVVTCTLSADDLRATLAGSPPWAAEMNAIDDLEIVELPGGHWPQFAQPHALASAIDAAIR; from the coding sequence ATGGAGATCGTCCTCGTTCCCGGGCTCTGGCTGACCGCGTCGTCGTGGGACACGGTCGCCGACGACCTCACCCGCTCCGGTCACCGTCCGCGAGCTCTCACCCTGCCGGGCGTGGGCATCGCCGCGAGCGGTTCCGCGCACTTCGGTATCGCCGACTGGATCGCCGACGTCACCCGCGTGATCGATCAGGGCGACGAGCCGGTCGTAATCGTCGGGCACTCCGGAGGAGGCAACGTCGTCTGGGGCGCGGCCGACGCACGCCCCGAGCGCGTCGCACGCGTCATCCTCGTCGACACGTTCGCTCCCACCGACGGCGCAGGGATCTGGGAGTTCGCGGTCGTCGACGGCGTCGTGCCCTTCCCCGGCTGGGCCTCGTTCGACGAGGTCGAGATCGCCGACCTCGACGTCGACGCGCGCCGGCGAGCCGACGACGAGATGCTTTCCGTTCCGGCGCGTATCCCCACCGACCCGATCTCGCTCCACGACGACCGCCGTCACGGCATCCCGGTCACCGTCGTGACGTGCACCCTCTCGGCCGATGACCTGCGCGCGACGCTCGCCGGGTCACCTCCGTGGGCAGCCGAGATGAACGCGATCGACGACCTCGAGATCGTCGAGTTGCCCGGCGGTCACTGGCCGCAGTTCGCTCAGCCGCATGCGCTGGCGAGCGCGATCGACGCGGCGATCCGCTGA
- the fabG gene encoding 3-oxoacyl-ACP reductase FabG produces MSQDRVVVVTGGNRGIGRAIAERFVAEGWRVAVTARSGEGPEGTLTVRADVTDAAAVDAAFSQVEAELGPIAVVVANAGVTKDTLLLRMTEDDFDSVVNTNLGGAFRVVKRASKGMLKARWGRVILISSVVGLYGSAGQINYAASKSALVGFARSLTRELGARGITANVVAPGFIETDMTAELPADTQADYKKSIPAGRFASPDEVAGVVTWLAGDDAAYISGAVIPVDGGLGMGH; encoded by the coding sequence ATGTCTCAGGACCGCGTCGTCGTCGTCACCGGTGGAAACCGGGGCATCGGTCGTGCCATCGCCGAGCGGTTCGTCGCGGAGGGCTGGCGCGTCGCCGTCACCGCCCGCTCGGGCGAGGGCCCCGAGGGCACTCTCACGGTGCGCGCCGACGTCACCGACGCCGCCGCCGTGGACGCCGCCTTCTCGCAGGTGGAGGCCGAGCTCGGACCGATCGCCGTGGTCGTGGCCAACGCCGGCGTCACCAAGGACACTCTGCTGCTGCGCATGACCGAGGACGATTTCGACAGCGTCGTGAACACGAACCTCGGGGGAGCGTTCCGCGTGGTCAAGCGTGCCTCGAAGGGCATGCTGAAGGCACGGTGGGGCCGCGTCATCCTCATCTCCAGCGTCGTGGGACTGTACGGTTCGGCGGGTCAGATCAACTACGCGGCGTCGAAGAGTGCCCTCGTCGGCTTCGCTCGTTCGCTCACGCGCGAGCTCGGGGCGCGCGGCATCACCGCGAACGTCGTCGCTCCGGGCTTCATCGAGACCGACATGACGGCCGAGCTTCCGGCCGACACGCAGGCCGACTACAAGAAGAGCATCCCCGCGGGGCGCTTCGCCTCTCCCGACGAGGTCGCCGGTGTCGTCACCTGGCTCGCCGGCGATGACGCCGCCTACATCTCGGGCGCCGTGATCCCGGTCGACGGTGGCCTCGGCATGGGGCACTGA
- a CDS encoding DUF4190 domain-containing protein codes for MSDDRTTDPNQPAGSSDASADASGVPVSPYAPPTGDPSPGASPFDGGNAAPSDGAPSASGSASEAPATPAPAPGAAPDAPYGSAPAAPAYGAPATPPYDVAGDAASTYGAPAYGAPAYGAPAYDSPSGAPAYDQATAAYGAPAYGYGYAAARTNTLAIVSFIASLAGVFVLPVIGQIAGVVMGHISLSQIKSRGEKGRGLALAGVIIGYATLALGVLAIIAFAIFIGALASAPGSRYS; via the coding sequence GTGAGCGACGACCGCACGACCGACCCGAACCAGCCCGCCGGTTCGTCCGACGCCAGCGCCGACGCCTCCGGGGTGCCGGTATCGCCGTACGCTCCCCCGACGGGCGACCCCTCTCCCGGTGCGAGCCCGTTCGACGGCGGCAACGCCGCGCCGAGCGACGGCGCCCCGTCGGCATCCGGTTCGGCCTCCGAGGCCCCGGCAACCCCGGCTCCGGCCCCCGGTGCCGCTCCCGACGCGCCGTACGGTTCCGCCCCGGCCGCCCCGGCGTACGGCGCTCCCGCCACCCCGCCCTACGACGTGGCGGGCGACGCGGCATCCACCTACGGCGCACCCGCCTACGGCGCCCCCGCGTACGGAGCCCCGGCGTACGACTCCCCCTCCGGTGCACCCGCGTACGACCAGGCGACCGCGGCCTACGGCGCGCCCGCCTACGGCTACGGCTACGCCGCAGCGCGCACGAACACCCTCGCGATCGTCTCGTTCATCGCGTCATTGGCCGGGGTGTTCGTGCTGCCGGTCATCGGCCAGATCGCCGGGGTGGTGATGGGACACATCTCGCTCTCGCAGATCAAGTCCCGGGGAGAGAAGGGCCGCGGCCTCGCCCTTGCCGGCGTGATCATCGGTTACGCCACGCTCGCCCTCGGCGTGCTGGCCATCATCGCGTTCGCGATCTTCATCGGAGCGCTCGCGAGCGCACCCGGGTCGCGATACTCCTGA
- a CDS encoding DUF3099 domain-containing protein — protein sequence MKTPSRAQSATSLPKAPRDDADSRFTKYMVMMGIRIACFIAMAVITPYGWYTFVFAAGAIFLPYLAVIVANVGQDAAPSTAINPERAIDAPRAAAPTPAPAADEPLVIRIAESPRLAPPRDDRS from the coding sequence GTGAAGACACCGTCCCGTGCCCAATCCGCGACGTCGCTCCCGAAGGCACCCCGGGACGACGCCGACTCCCGTTTCACCAAGTACATGGTGATGATGGGGATCCGTATCGCCTGCTTCATCGCGATGGCGGTCATCACTCCCTACGGCTGGTACACCTTCGTGTTCGCCGCGGGGGCGATCTTCCTGCCCTACCTCGCCGTGATCGTGGCGAACGTCGGCCAGGACGCAGCACCGAGCACCGCGATCAACCCCGAACGCGCAATCGACGCACCGCGGGCGGCGGCGCCGACGCCGGCTCCCGCCGCCGACGAGCCGCTCGTCATCCGCATCGCCGAGAGCCCGCGTCTCGCCCCGCCGCGCGACGACCGGTCGTGA
- a CDS encoding SURF1 family protein: MYVGVAILFAIACAFLSNWQFSRNAERSEQLELVANNYDATPVALGDLLAPGAELTPSDEWRPVRLEGRYLADEQLLVRNRAHGGSAAYEQLVPFRLDDGRTLLVDRGWLPPGNSQSLPDDIPDPPSGEVTVEVRLRPGEAAPTSGRTAEAGQVPTINLGLVAEQTGPLEPGAYGLLMSETPAPATAPLTVDPPSNDPGPYLSYAIQWILFALMGFGFITYVIVSERRLRREDAEDDDDDIVPAAAPVRADEGRRRVDPIALHRSRKLPRDRDADDEDALLDAR, from the coding sequence ATGTACGTGGGCGTGGCGATCCTGTTCGCGATCGCGTGCGCCTTCCTGTCGAACTGGCAGTTCTCGCGCAATGCCGAGCGCAGCGAACAGCTAGAACTCGTGGCGAACAACTACGACGCCACCCCGGTCGCCCTGGGCGATCTGCTCGCGCCCGGCGCGGAGCTCACCCCCTCCGACGAGTGGCGGCCCGTGCGCCTCGAGGGCCGGTACCTCGCCGACGAACAGCTCCTCGTGCGCAACCGCGCCCACGGCGGCTCCGCCGCCTACGAGCAGCTCGTGCCCTTCCGCCTCGACGACGGACGCACGCTGCTCGTCGACCGCGGATGGCTCCCGCCCGGCAACAGCCAGTCGCTCCCCGACGACATCCCCGACCCGCCGTCCGGCGAGGTGACCGTCGAGGTCCGCCTCCGTCCGGGCGAGGCCGCCCCCACGTCGGGCCGCACCGCGGAAGCCGGCCAGGTTCCCACCATCAACCTCGGTCTCGTGGCCGAGCAGACGGGCCCCCTCGAGCCCGGCGCGTACGGACTGCTGATGTCCGAGACCCCCGCCCCGGCCACCGCGCCGCTGACGGTCGACCCCCCGAGCAACGATCCCGGCCCCTACCTGTCGTACGCGATCCAGTGGATCCTCTTCGCCCTCATGGGCTTCGGGTTCATCACCTACGTGATCGTGAGCGAACGGCGCCTGCGCCGCGAGGACGCCGAAGACGACGATGACGACATCGTTCCCGCCGCCGCGCCCGTGCGCGCCGACGAGGGCCGCCGCCGCGTCGACCCGATCGCCCTGCACCGCTCGCGCAAGCTCCCCCGCGACCGCGATGCCGACGACGAGGACGCCCTGCTCGACGCGAGGTGA
- a CDS encoding ABC-F family ATP-binding cassette domain-containing protein has translation MLAVHDLEIRVGARVLMSDVAFRVSDGDKIGLVGRNGAGKTTLTKVLAGDLLPANGGVDRVGELGYLPQDPRSGDPEMLARTRILDARGLGSLALGMHEASMAMGDDDPAVAAKAMKKYGTLTEQFEAQGGYAAEAEAASIAHNLSLPDRILEQPLKTLSGGQRRRIELARILFSDAQTMILDEPTNHLDADSVVWLREFLKGYKGGLIVISHDVELVGETVNRVFYLDANRQVIDVYNMNWKNYLRQRVADEERRKKERVNVEKKATALQLQAARFGAKASKAAAAHQMVARAEKMLSGLDEVRAEERVAKLRFPKPAPCGKTPLMASGLSKSYGSLEIFTDVDLAIDRGSRVVILGLNGAGKTTLLRILAGVDQPDTGQLEPGHGLKVGYYAQEHENLDVNRSVLENMMSSAPHITATEARKVLGSFLFVGDDVLKPAGVLSGGEKTRLSLATLVVSSANMLLLDEPTNNLDPASREEILGALSHYEGAVVLVSHDEGAVEALNPERVLILPDGVEDIWGRDYADLITLA, from the coding sequence GTGCTCGCCGTGCACGACCTCGAGATCCGCGTGGGTGCCCGCGTGCTCATGTCCGACGTGGCGTTCCGCGTCTCCGACGGCGACAAGATCGGCCTCGTCGGGCGCAACGGCGCGGGGAAGACGACCCTGACCAAGGTGCTCGCGGGCGACCTGCTCCCCGCGAACGGCGGCGTCGACCGCGTGGGCGAACTGGGCTACCTGCCGCAGGACCCCCGCTCGGGCGACCCCGAGATGCTGGCCCGTACGCGCATCCTCGACGCCCGCGGCCTCGGCTCACTGGCGCTCGGCATGCACGAGGCCTCGATGGCGATGGGCGACGACGACCCCGCCGTGGCCGCGAAGGCCATGAAGAAGTACGGCACCCTCACCGAGCAGTTCGAGGCGCAGGGCGGGTACGCGGCCGAGGCCGAGGCGGCATCCATCGCCCACAACCTCTCGCTTCCCGACCGCATCCTCGAGCAGCCGCTGAAGACCCTCTCGGGAGGACAGCGTCGCCGCATCGAACTCGCGCGCATCCTGTTCTCGGACGCCCAGACGATGATCCTCGACGAGCCGACCAACCACCTCGACGCCGACAGCGTCGTGTGGCTGCGCGAGTTCCTCAAGGGGTACAAGGGCGGGCTCATCGTGATCTCGCACGACGTGGAGCTGGTCGGCGAGACGGTCAACCGCGTGTTCTACCTCGACGCGAACCGTCAGGTCATCGACGTCTACAACATGAACTGGAAGAACTACCTGCGCCAGCGGGTGGCCGACGAGGAGCGCCGCAAGAAGGAGCGCGTCAACGTCGAGAAGAAGGCCACCGCTCTGCAGCTGCAGGCGGCTCGCTTCGGCGCGAAGGCCTCGAAGGCCGCGGCCGCGCACCAGATGGTCGCGCGCGCCGAGAAGATGCTGTCGGGACTCGACGAGGTGCGCGCCGAAGAGCGCGTGGCGAAGCTCCGCTTCCCCAAGCCCGCGCCGTGCGGAAAGACCCCGCTCATGGCATCCGGACTGTCGAAGTCGTACGGCTCGCTCGAGATCTTCACCGACGTCGACCTCGCGATCGACCGCGGCTCCCGCGTGGTGATCCTGGGCTTGAACGGTGCGGGGAAGACGACGCTGCTGCGTATCCTCGCCGGCGTCGACCAGCCCGACACCGGTCAGCTCGAGCCCGGGCACGGCCTGAAGGTCGGCTATTACGCCCAGGAGCACGAGAACCTCGACGTGAATCGTTCGGTGCTCGAGAACATGATGTCGTCGGCGCCGCACATCACCGCCACCGAGGCCCGCAAGGTGCTGGGTTCGTTCCTGTTCGTCGGCGACGACGTGCTGAAGCCCGCCGGGGTGCTCTCGGGCGGCGAGAAGACCCGTCTGTCGCTCGCGACCCTCGTGGTGTCGTCGGCGAACATGCTGCTGCTTGACGAGCCCACGAACAACCTCGACCCGGCCTCGCGCGAAGAAATTCTCGGGGCGCTCTCGCACTACGAGGGTGCCGTCGTGCTCGTCTCGCACGACGAGGGGGCCGTCGAGGCGCTGAACCCCGAGCGCGTGCTGATCCTGCCCGACGGCGTCGAGGACATCTGGGGTCGCGACTACGCGGATTTGATCACGCTGGCCTGA
- a CDS encoding iron-siderophore ABC transporter substrate-binding protein yields the protein MSRFRALAALAAGSALVLAGCAGSPATSEGGAAQESDSVFPVTVDSALGQAVIEKKPERVATVAWSNQEVPLALGIVPVGMAKATWGDDDGDGILPWVEDKLTELGGETPVLFDETDGIDFEAVADTQPDVILAAYSGLTQEDYDTLSKIAPVVAYPDAAWGTTLDQMIQLNSKALGLESEGDALIDQIKTESQEGFDAHPALADVAPLFAFTDPTNMSKITYYTSHDPRAGYLHQLGMPVPAQVSKTSTEIDAFYSEISAEEADTFSDVGLWITYGNTDGSTVAQLQADPLLSKIPAIAAGHIAVLEDGTPLAASANPSPLSISWGFSRYLDLLTAAVG from the coding sequence GTGTCCCGATTCCGCGCCCTGGCTGCTCTCGCCGCCGGTTCCGCCCTCGTTCTCGCCGGCTGCGCCGGCTCGCCCGCAACGTCGGAAGGCGGGGCGGCGCAGGAGTCCGACAGCGTGTTCCCCGTCACGGTCGACAGCGCCCTCGGCCAGGCCGTGATCGAGAAGAAGCCCGAGCGCGTGGCCACTGTCGCGTGGTCGAACCAGGAGGTCCCCCTCGCTCTCGGCATCGTGCCCGTGGGCATGGCCAAGGCCACCTGGGGCGACGATGACGGCGACGGCATCCTCCCCTGGGTCGAAGACAAGCTGACCGAGCTGGGAGGTGAGACCCCCGTGCTCTTCGACGAGACCGACGGCATCGACTTCGAGGCCGTGGCCGACACGCAGCCCGACGTGATCCTCGCCGCGTACTCCGGCCTGACGCAGGAGGACTACGACACCCTGTCGAAGATCGCCCCCGTCGTCGCCTACCCCGACGCCGCCTGGGGAACCACGCTCGACCAGATGATCCAGCTCAACTCGAAGGCCCTCGGGCTCGAGAGCGAGGGCGACGCCCTCATCGACCAGATCAAGACCGAGTCGCAGGAGGGGTTCGACGCCCATCCCGCCCTCGCCGACGTCGCGCCGTTGTTCGCGTTCACCGACCCGACCAACATGAGCAAGATCACCTACTACACCTCGCACGACCCGCGCGCGGGCTACCTGCACCAGCTCGGCATGCCCGTGCCCGCACAGGTGAGCAAGACCTCGACTGAGATCGACGCGTTCTACAGCGAGATCAGCGCTGAAGAGGCCGATACGTTCAGCGACGTGGGCCTGTGGATCACCTACGGCAACACCGACGGCTCGACCGTCGCTCAGCTGCAGGCCGACCCGCTGCTGTCGAAGATCCCCGCCATCGCCGCCGGCCACATCGCGGTCCTCGAAGACGGCACGCCCCTCGCGGCCTCGGCGAACCCCTCGCCGCTGTCGATCAGCTGGGGCTTCAGCCGGTACCTCGACCTGCTCACCGCCGCCGTCGGCTGA
- a CDS encoding iron ABC transporter permease, with protein sequence MTSRSTVVDVLPDAASLRRPASRRLLWLLVLTVGVVVVSVASVAFGTRDVSITEIVSAFTGGTGVGEAAVTTRIPRTVLGLLVGAALAMAGLTMQAVTRNPLADPGILGVSAGASLAVVTGIAFFGLSSSFGYLGFAIVGSAVAAVFVYTVGSLGRGGATPLKLALAGAATTAAFGSLSSAILLPRVDLLETFRFWQIGGIGGATWDRVQVVIPVLAAGALVCVLCSRGMNSLALGDDVATGLGEHVGRTRLVASAGAVVLVGAATAVAGPIAFVGLVVPHVCRLLIGTDHRWLVPFSALGGAVLLVGADVIGRLVARPTEIEVGILTALIGAPFFIWIVRRQKVREL encoded by the coding sequence GTGACCTCCCGCTCCACCGTCGTCGACGTGCTCCCGGATGCCGCTTCCCTGCGGCGCCCGGCGAGCCGACGGCTCCTCTGGCTGCTGGTGCTCACGGTGGGCGTGGTCGTGGTGTCGGTGGCATCCGTCGCCTTCGGCACGCGCGACGTGTCGATCACCGAGATCGTCTCGGCCTTCACCGGCGGCACCGGGGTCGGCGAAGCCGCGGTGACGACGCGCATCCCGCGCACCGTCCTAGGCCTGCTCGTCGGCGCGGCCCTGGCCATGGCCGGTCTCACGATGCAGGCCGTGACCCGCAACCCGCTCGCCGACCCCGGCATCCTCGGTGTGTCCGCCGGAGCCTCGCTCGCGGTCGTCACCGGCATCGCCTTCTTCGGCCTGTCGAGCTCGTTCGGCTACCTGGGTTTCGCGATCGTGGGCTCGGCGGTCGCCGCGGTGTTCGTCTACACCGTGGGCTCGCTCGGACGCGGAGGCGCGACCCCGCTCAAGCTCGCCCTCGCGGGAGCGGCGACCACGGCCGCGTTCGGATCGCTCTCGAGTGCGATCCTGCTCCCCCGGGTGGATCTGCTCGAGACGTTCAGGTTCTGGCAGATCGGCGGTATCGGCGGCGCCACGTGGGACCGCGTGCAGGTTGTGATCCCCGTGCTGGCCGCCGGCGCGCTCGTCTGCGTCCTGTGCTCGCGCGGTATGAACTCCCTCGCGCTCGGCGACGACGTCGCGACGGGCCTCGGCGAGCACGTCGGGCGCACCCGTCTGGTCGCCTCGGCCGGCGCCGTCGTGCTCGTGGGGGCGGCGACCGCTGTCGCCGGCCCGATCGCCTTCGTGGGCCTGGTCGTGCCGCACGTCTGCCGACTGCTGATCGGCACCGACCATCGCTGGCTCGTCCCCTTCTCGGCCCTGGGCGGGGCGGTGCTGCTCGTCGGCGCCGACGTCATCGGGCGCCTCGTCGCTCGTCCGACCGAGATCGAGGTCGGCATCCTCACCGCCCTCATCGGAGCGCCGTTCTTCATCTGGATCGTGCGTCGGCAGAAAGTACGCGAGCTGTGA
- a CDS encoding iron ABC transporter permease, which produces MSAHDTRDGRTTVRTPLTPRVATPAAAASGAAAPDVAALVRGRRSRARRRTTVTGILVAAVVATFVITLMVGNTFYTPDQVVRVLLGQTVPGASFTIGELRLPRASLGLLAGLAFGIAGVTFQTMLRNPLASPDIIGISSGASAFAVVAIVGFSLSDAAVSAFALVGALGTAGAIYLLSRRGAFTGTRLVLIGIGVAAMLDSVTTWMLTRAANWDLQTAMQWLTGSLNNASWGRLLPLAIAVVVIVPLMVANTRGLAVLRLGDDSAAGLGVRVERTRLLLIVGAVVLLAVATAASGPIAFVAFMAGPIAARLIGPGGSLLLPAGLVGALLVMVSDLIGQFAFDNRYPVGVITGVLGAPYLIYLLIRTNRSGGSL; this is translated from the coding sequence GTGAGCGCCCACGACACCCGCGACGGCCGGACCACCGTGCGCACCCCCCTCACTCCCCGGGTCGCCACGCCCGCCGCGGCCGCGTCCGGAGCCGCCGCACCCGATGTCGCCGCCCTCGTACGCGGCCGACGCAGCCGCGCCCGTCGACGCACCACGGTCACCGGCATCCTGGTCGCCGCCGTGGTCGCCACCTTCGTCATCACCCTGATGGTCGGCAACACCTTCTACACGCCCGACCAGGTCGTGCGGGTGCTCCTCGGGCAGACCGTGCCCGGCGCGTCCTTCACCATCGGCGAGCTGCGCCTCCCCCGCGCGAGCCTCGGTCTTCTCGCGGGCCTCGCCTTCGGCATAGCGGGCGTGACGTTCCAGACCATGCTGCGAAACCCCCTGGCCTCCCCCGACATCATCGGCATCTCGTCGGGGGCGAGCGCCTTCGCCGTCGTCGCCATCGTCGGCTTCTCGCTCTCGGATGCCGCGGTCTCGGCCTTCGCGCTCGTCGGCGCCCTGGGCACCGCGGGAGCGATCTATCTGCTCTCGCGCCGCGGAGCCTTCACGGGCACCCGGCTCGTGCTCATCGGGATCGGCGTCGCCGCGATGCTCGACAGCGTCACGACCTGGATGCTCACCCGCGCCGCCAACTGGGACCTGCAGACCGCGATGCAGTGGCTGACCGGCAGCCTGAACAACGCCTCGTGGGGGCGCCTGCTCCCCCTCGCGATCGCCGTCGTCGTCATCGTGCCGCTCATGGTCGCGAACACCCGTGGTCTGGCCGTGCTGCGCCTCGGCGACGACTCCGCGGCGGGGCTGGGCGTACGCGTCGAGCGCACGCGTCTGCTGCTCATCGTCGGCGCCGTCGTGCTGCTGGCCGTCGCCACCGCCGCGAGCGGTCCCATCGCCTTCGTGGCCTTCATGGCCGGCCCCATCGCCGCGCGACTCATCGGCCCGGGCGGTTCGCTGCTTCTGCCCGCGGGACTCGTCGGGGCGCTGCTCGTGATGGTCTCCGACCTGATCGGCCAGTTCGCCTTCGACAACCGCTACCCCGTCGGCGTCATCACCGGCGTGCTCGGTGCCCCCTACCTCATCTACCTGCTCATCAGAACGAACCGTTCCGGAGGCTCGCTGTGA